The Scytonema hofmannii PCC 7110 genome has a segment encoding these proteins:
- a CDS encoding DUF6753 family protein, which produces MANNDVAKNVEKVFSNLDEAKKAEITDYVLQLGIRRDDPLFNLYAELGTTQTVLQKLPGRLDVIVNKWTDMVDDKLRDASSVAIQQQKTAIAEAAKELIKKTGGNGGALPQLGFGLNNWKLAQIGGVLGFVLALGTGIGIFTYKTVADSTSSQAVAQTLLLKPEDQNLLSWAKSQEGQLARKIYQKNAPIIKTCRQKKDEGCTILVN; this is translated from the coding sequence ATGGCTAATAATGATGTTGCAAAAAATGTTGAAAAGGTTTTTTCAAACCTTGACGAAGCTAAAAAAGCAGAAATTACTGACTATGTGCTTCAACTGGGTATTCGACGTGATGACCCTTTGTTTAACCTTTATGCTGAGTTGGGTACTACCCAAACTGTCTTACAGAAATTACCGGGTAGGCTTGATGTCATTGTCAACAAATGGACTGATATGGTGGACGATAAGCTTAGGGATGCTTCCAGTGTAGCTATCCAGCAACAAAAGACTGCGATCGCTGAAGCGGCGAAAGAGTTGATCAAGAAAACTGGCGGTAATGGAGGGGCTTTACCTCAACTAGGATTTGGTCTTAACAATTGGAAGTTGGCTCAAATTGGGGGCGTGTTGGGTTTTGTTCTGGCTTTGGGAACTGGGATTGGCATCTTCACTTACAAGACTGTTGCTGATAGTACTTCTTCTCAAGCTGTTGCCCAAACTCTGCTTTTGAAGCCTGAAGACCAAAATCTATTGAGTTGGGCTAAGTCTCAGGAAGGCCAACTAGCTCGTAAAATTTATCAGAAGAACGCTCCTATTATTAAGACTTGTCGTCAGAAAAAAGACGAAGGTTGCACAATTCTGGTTAATTAA
- a CDS encoding response regulator, which produces MISIFIIENDNMSRIGATAILSENQKFQVCGAKYGKEGLDIIASQKPDVVVINIDLPDMCGIEAISAIKHIHESARIVVMTANSDRDSIKAAIANGADCYYCKNNPKEEVGERFLEAIFAAYNNESWIDPTINRILIDSFRSKETEEKQISLLSEFSDKELTALKLVASGMKNDEVANVMYVSEGTVRSYLHNSFIKLGVNDRLNAIREGIRLGILTFADMKIEQEATYRSRKTRSSKNDQKNQNRQAQKDQDKSYQSYRGWAA; this is translated from the coding sequence ATGATTAGTATTTTCATCATTGAGAACGACAATATGTCTAGAATTGGTGCAACCGCCATCTTGTCTGAAAATCAGAAATTTCAGGTATGTGGAGCAAAATACGGAAAAGAGGGATTAGACATAATCGCATCTCAAAAGCCAGATGTAGTAGTTATCAATATTGACCTACCTGATATGTGTGGAATAGAGGCAATTAGCGCCATCAAGCATATTCATGAGTCAGCAAGAATCGTGGTCATGACTGCCAATAGCGATCGCGACTCGATTAAGGCTGCAATTGCCAACGGTGCAGACTGCTACTACTGTAAAAACAATCCCAAAGAAGAGGTAGGAGAAAGATTCCTCGAAGCGATATTTGCCGCATACAACAATGAATCATGGATTGACCCAACTATCAACCGTATCTTAATCGATAGTTTTAGGTCGAAAGAGACAGAAGAGAAGCAGATTAGCCTGTTAAGCGAATTTTCTGATAAGGAACTAACAGCCCTCAAACTAGTTGCTAGTGGGATGAAGAATGATGAAGTCGCTAACGTCATGTATGTTTCAGAAGGTACGGTTAGGTCATACCTGCACAATTCATTTATCAAATTAGGAGTCAATGACAGACTCAATGCCATTCGCGAGGGTATCCGTCTGGGCATCTTAACTTTCGCAGATATGAAAATTGAGCAAGAGGCTACCTACAGAAGCAGGAAAACCAGAAGCAGCAAGAATGACCAAAAAAATCAAAACCGTCAAGCTCAAAAGGATCAAGACAAAAGTTATCAGAGTTACAGGGGGTGGGCTGCTTAG